From the genome of Solanum pennellii chromosome 6, SPENNV200:
TGAGTAATGATATTTGTTTGTTTGAATAAGTTGATTGCCTTCATTACTTTATACTAAACAAATATCCTGGGGCTTCAGGTATAAGAAGATGGAGGCATGCATAACTCCTTATCCTGAGACAACTAATTCAGATGAAGTTGCGGGTGGGGGACTTAAGCCGTTTCCTGATAGACTTAATACTGTTCCTCCGAGAATAGCAAGTGGATCTGTTCCTGGATTTTCTGTTGAGTCATTCAAGGAGGACAACAAGTTATGGAAAAAACACGTGAATTCTTATAAGAGAGTTAATAAGATCCTCGACAGTGGGAGGTATAGAAATATAATGGATATGAATGCCGGCCTTGGAAGTTTTGCTGCAGCACTTGAATCACCCAAGTTATGGGTCATGAATGTTGTGCCAACTATAGCTGAGAAAGACACTCTTGGAGTTGTATATGAACGAGGCTTAATCGGCATATATCATGACTGGTAAAACTTTCGGAAACTACCTTTTTCACTGGACTCTAGCATCACTCCTACCTATTCTTTTCTTATCTTATTGATGATGGACTGTAGAAAAtgaatatgtgaaagtttgatAATTCATTCAGGCTGATAGCTGAATTGCATATGAAAGATCTTCCAAAGCTTAAATTATTTAGTTCGATCAGTAACTTTTCAACGCAAAACTAGTTCGGTTTGGATGTATGAATCCTGTACTACTTCGCTCTTTCATTCCAACACTGATAAATAATTTGGCCTTCATAGCGAATTCCGGGTCCTCTAAAGCTGTATTTCAAGTAATATCAAATCATTTCTCCTACATTCAATTACATTGCCTCCAGTCAATTGCCACGCCATATAATGTTGGTAACctaagttttgaattttaatatagaGATTTTATATCACATCTTGAATTTTTTGATTGCTTAAATTGCAACTTGATGCACTGACCCTTCTCTTCCCTCGTATGATTTGAATTTACTATCTTTCTGATGATGCAGTTTCTTATTTCATCTTCTTTCAAACTTTCATCAGGTGTGAAGCCTTCTCTACGTATCCTCGGACATATGATCTTATTCATGCAAATAGAGTTTTCAGCTTATACAAAGACAAGTAAGTTCTATATACTAATTCATGCATATGAAATATCTATATTGAAGGGAGATGATTgccatatatttttgttccctcTTTGAATCTAAGTCAATATCCACTCGGTATTTGTCACTGCTATTAGTTTCAGTGATGATAACAATAAGGAACGCCTAACCAATATGTGTTTCAAGTTTGACCTTATTAAAGTTGTTAATTGTACCATATGTAAATGCAGATGTAGTGTTGAAGACATTCTGCTTGAGATGGATAGGATTCTTCGACCAGAAGGTGCAGTCATATTGCGAGACCATGTAGATGTCCTCACCCAGGTGAAAAGAATCGCAAACGGTATGAGGTGGAACATAAAAATGGTGGATCATGAGGATGGTCCTCTGATCCCTGAAAAGGTGCTATTTGCTGTCAGAAAATATTGGGTTGTAGGTGATAACAACTCAACTGTTTGAGATTGAATAGCATCGTCTAGGCAGCATTTTGGCAGATAATCGTAAGGCAGTCAATACTGCAGTATTTCGTTCACTGGCGCAAGAGATATTGTTCTTTCACAACTGGAGCTCAGAACTGATGAACGAAGCAGAGAATTCTGATAATTCTCATGGTAaccatttttcattttccatttttggCGGTTGCAGATTAGAAGTATGAGTAGGTTATCATGGCTGGTTTATTTTCGTATAGCGCTTTCTTCCTATCATTGTTTATTATCGTTTATCATTATAGCAATTAATTCTTTAGTTCATTCACAGTTGTACCATATCTTTGCCAGCATGTTTTCTGTAATTCCAGCAGAGTAAATTGAGTTCTTATGGTAAAAGATCTAATCTCTTTTGATGTTATCGactattttaaactttttgtgCATTCATCTTTCATTTATTGATGACAAGACTAGAAATGGACCAAATGTAATTTTAGACTATGTTGCTCGGAATTTCCAAAAATGTTGTTGCACTGGTGTCAGATCCTCCAACAACACACTACTTTTGGAGTATCAATCCTACATGCACCCGTCAACATTTATGATGAGTCCTGAACAACATTGATTTTAGAGATAACAGAACAAAAAAGCACATGAGATTTATTCAATCAAATCCTTACAGTGGCTGGCCTGAGGGAGAGCCTTGCTGCAATGGTAAAGTGTACCATCGTGGCATCGTGTGATCAATAAGTCATGGGATCAAAGCCGTATTACCATTAGTGCAGAAAATTGTACAACTTATTGAGGGTTCATAATCGATTCTGCTAGATTGGTAAAGGAATACAGATGCAAGCaattttttcttccattttttgtTGCTGTACTTTGTAAGCTAACTTGACATATGTTTAACATAACAGCCAAAAGATAACACTCAACTTGTATTCTTGATACAACCAAAGAGCAGCCAAATGATACAACCAAAGAAATGGAATTTCAATGCATCAGAATTCATTATGATGTGAATGCTGGTGTCCTACTTTTGGGGCTCACTTGAATGAGTGGTGtaactttatttttgtttttctgaGTTTTCTTTTGAACCCACTTCTTTTTCTGCCGCCAATTCCTAGACCCCGTTAGCATTTATTACATATTTAACATGGATTTATATCCATATTTTCTTATTGATATGGAAGATCTTATCATTGATCAAAAAACATCATAGTTACTGTAAAATCACTATTACATGTCATGTGAGAATTGGAAAGAAGTGACAAGACTGTCAAATATTATGCCTCTCAAAACATGTAGGATCCACCATCTTAAAGTTATCCAAGTTACAACCCCATAGGTTCCAAGAAAGAGCCAATTATAAAGGGCTGCTTGTAAAGAAACCAACTGAAAAAAAGAAAGCTTCTCTCATCTATAGTTTTCACAAGTCTATAAACTCCTTCCTATTTTATAGATTATGAGCTTTCTAATCTTTGTTATCTTTCATCTCTTGTTTGTGGTAAACTGTTTTTTTCTGAGTTTCGTTCTGTCCCTTCCTGTCTCAAAGGTTGTCATATAACTCTTTTACACTTGTAAAGATACTAACCCATAAAGCTCCTCCCAGAAATCGTTGCTTCTGGATCAAAACtctcttcaaaattttcatcaaacaACAGAAACCTGAAGCATTTCGTCTCCATGGAAGCCAATAATAATGTAACCAGCCTTCGCGTAGCATCATTTTCTTGTTACCTTAGCAACCCTGACGATCAGAGTTTTTTACATAAACTAGGAGGCTCTTATGAAGAGCCTTATCCTGCTGTTGTTTTACCACCTGAGAACCCCTTTTCTGTAAGAGCTACTAAGGCACCTACTAGTAAACCATCCTCAAATAACCCTCGAGACAACCTTGCCAATCTTCGCGTTGAGTCTTTCTCTTCTTATCTCAAGACTGATGAAGACAACTTTGCATTTAAGACCTCAGGTGCTGCTCCTGTTCAAGATCCTACTATTGCATTTGTTTTTTCTCAGCAAACTTTGGTTAGCACTCAGAAACACCAAGAAAGAACCAAGTTGAAAGATGGGGAACTAAGCATATTTGGAGCTGACAAGTATTTCAACAAGAAACTGGAATATGGAGCTGCCACTACATCTGTGGTGAAGTATGGCGGGCAGACGAACAACGGGATGGTGGATCTGCCCCACCCGAAACCCAGTTCCCGGACAGGAACTCCAAGCATTCATTCAGAAGCAAGCAGTTTTAACAGTCAAAGTGCACTGTTACAAAATCTTCCAAGAAACAGATATCAAACAAACCAGAAGAAGTCGACAGGAAGGAGATTTTTTGCCAGTTTTGGTTGCCCTGGACCTTGTTCAGGAAAAAAAGCAGTCCGTGTGGATCAAAGCTCGGAACCTGGACTTCCCCAGCCAGGATCACAACATTCAACAGGTCATTTTGCATTAAGTTCTGGCACGGCTTCTGTGGACAAGAAATTGAGAGTAGTCAAAAAACATTTGGATGGTCAAGATCAAACCATCGAAGAGCAAAGAAAATCGATAGAAGTGTTTGGCTCCGGAAAAATGAGACAAGGAGACATAGCAGTAAATTTAGAAAGGAAACTCTCCATGTTAACTTGGGACGCCATTCCTAAAGCCCAAAACCTCCCTCGTACAACCATAGGAAGCAGTACAGTTTGCGATGACATTGCTAGTGATGCTAGCTCTGATTTATTCGAAATTGAGAATATATCTAGCAGTGGATATGGACTCATGAATTCACAAACTAGCGATTATGTTCCTGGCTGCATGTCTCCAACAACTCAGTATGCACCAAGTGAGGCCAGTATCGAGTGGAGTGTTATCACAGACAGTGCTGCTGGTTACTCATCAGTCATCTCAGATTATGATTCAAAGAGAATTAGCATTAGTGGTAATGCAATTCCAAGAAATGCAGCATGTACAAACACCAAAACCAATAAGAATGCAGTCAGCAAAGAAGATCAAAAAGCCCGTCAAGGCGGGCTTTTAGGTTGCAAGAGTCACAAAGCAGTAAGTGTGGTTGAAACTGTATACAAGACTGGTGAGAACACAAAACATCATCAGCGCGGTTGATCGAGATGATTAGCCCCTAATCCAGTATCTTCATGTTAAATAAGAGTGTTGAAATAAATGGTTAAGTTGAAACTTTAGGAGTTTGTAATATCTTAGTAATGAATTTGTATTTTACTTATCTCTCTACAGAATaatattagttttattattttagctaATTTGTCTTCCACTTAACTGCTATGCACCTACTACTAATTATTCTTGTTATCAAACAAAGCTTTATATCATGACTTATCTTTTCTTGCCAAGAAAAGACACAGCAGCCTAAATACAAGAAAGTAAAAAGAATTCTTTCAGTGAGAGGCAACAAAGGCCCAGTTtagagtatatttttttaaaaaaattgtcaccTGAGGCCACCCTTGTCTAAAGAAAAAAGGTATCTTGGTTgtatatatttccttttttatgtGTGTTCACCTGATACTATAGTTGGTACATCCAATTTGATCATCTAATGCAACTAAAGCGACTTTTTTCTAGACAGGTTTGCCTTACTTATGACGAGCAGTGGCGGAGCCACCTTTGTCCAAGGGGGTGCCAAACGAGCTAGTGTCATTTGACAAATTACCCGGTGTAGATATGTACTAATTTGTTATTATGCATATTTACTAATGAAAAACCTGACTCCACCACTATGTACGAATAAGTAAATTCAGATCCAATAGTTGTCATGCGGCAATGTGAAAAAACTTCTTCCCTACCTAAACAGAAACTGAGATACACCTCTGGACGtactacacaatatatataCGTGACAGTAAGTAACTATTTAGTGGAATAGTCAAAGTGCATCCAAGTTGATTCAATCACCACCGTTGTTAAGTCCATCTAAATACATAAATTTGTCCCTGAATTTTGTGTTTCAAAAAACATACAATCGCATTATGTTTCTAGCTAAATATTGGTTCTAGTAGTTGAATAAAAAGGAGTGTCATAAACAATAACCATATTAGACAAAACAAGTACAAAAGTTAAGCGTTGACACGTACCATTCTGGgacattaaattaaaaaagtttaGAGTTTCAATTGTCCTATTTATAAAACACAATTCCTTAGGTTCTCGACAGGAATCACGTGTTCAATCAGTTGAGGAATCCAAAAGAACTGTTGAAGAAGGTGAGCtttgatattttgaagtatgaattttattagtatatatatatggattaaTGTAGAATATGAGTTTTTAATAATTTGGAGGACTAAAAGGGAATGACAAAACCACATGTAGCCTAAATGTGTTGGGTACCAACATTCAATTTTGTGCCCATTCAATAACTAAGATGGGGTTGTCTTAGTTCTCTTCTCTCACTTTCACCCAAACAATCCTTTAGGCTAAAAAATCTGGTTAGGAATAAACCAAACAAGGAGATACTTGTGTTTGAGTAACTTAGGTTCGCATGATACACACATTTGAACTCGATCATGGCGTAGCCTAGAGAAACCTCAGTGAGGACTCTGAGTCCCTAAGGGGTTGTATGTGATGCTCACGAGGGCGTGCAAGTCACACCTAAAAGGACTAATTAATAGGCTTCTAGGTTGACAAGTTTATGAAAAAAGGGTGTATACGATCCATTAATTTGGTGAATCAGTGAGAGCTTTATAAGACATAGAAAAAATTCACGCACGATCTAATTTGACTCAGGCTAGAAAAAAGAAACTATTATTGATGATGGAGAAGCTAAGGTAACTACCATATGGAGCCATGTGGTTTATTTTCAACAAAGTTATAAAGAAGATGGTGAAAGCGCTAGGCCGTAATTGCATGAACAAGACATCAAACTAAATATTCATTCTCAAAAGATTGTCACCATTCTTTTCCTGCAACTACTTGGATTTGCTCAAGGTGTCAACTAGTGTATAGCATTCATGATAATCTGACCAATAATTAAAGGCGTTTTCAGAGATGGAGTCGGAATTTaaaacttaataattaaattaactatcaaattaatatttataataatgtgTTGACAGAAATGGTAAGTTTGGCGTGAACCACATGTTATCATGTAGATCCGCCCCGAATGCCCTAGCACTAATAATTTCTACTCGATTGGTAGCAATAGGAGTGTCAAATAAACGAATTGGAATGAAATTGAACAAGTTAAAGAGTTAATAAATGAGTTTAACCTAAAATCAATCCAAAAATTACTTGAGTTTAAATAGATGGGCTTAAAATGGATTGAGTCATGACCCGTCCAATTTgacctaattttaatttttcaaacgGTCCATATTACTTACCCCACCTCTTACTCAGATCCACCCTTTAGGTCTGACTCACAATCCCGACCCCTGCTTGATCCAAGACCTAAGACCTAACCTTGACCTGATCCTTACTCGAAACCCAAGACACGAGCCTCAACCCTCGACATCAACCTTGAACCAACACTCGAGACACTAGTCTTATGTCCATACCATGACCCGAGACTCAAAATCCGACCCTGGCCCAGACTCAAACCTTGACTTTGACCCAAAGTTCGAGACATGAGCCTAACTCAAGACACAACCTTGATCTGAGACTCTAGACTCGATTTTGACTCACTGCTTGAGATCAAACCCTGACTCGGGACTCAAGACTCGACCTTGATCCTAAACCCAACCCCAATCAGAGATCGTATCCTAACTCGGTATCCAAGACTCCACTTTGACTCAGAACTCAAAACCCGACCCCAACCCGAACTTTGACCCAAAAATCGAGAACCAAACCTCGACCTAGAATTGGGACCTGACCCTGACTTGTGACCAAAGTACTGGGACCCAAATCTTAAcccattaaaaaaatcaaagtaaatctcaAGAATAAATCCAAATTAAAGTAAATCTTAAAAATATACCATAATTGTTCTAATATTGAAGATCACTTCCAATATGAATGATGTTAGGGTGAGCTAAAATTAGCCTAATATGAAATTATCTTATGTCAACCTCTTAAAATATTGAGCGGTTTAGAGAGGCCATCACATTTTGGGCCATATAACGGCCCTATTGTAGCATTAATGAATTTGTAGGCCTACTATTGGAATGTTTTGCACAAAAAGGACCACTAGAAGTTGGATATCAATGTCGTAGTTAAGGTTTGAGGATGACTGACATACGAGTCGATTTCGACAACGTATGCTTTAAATGTATTTCTTTGTCGTTCActatttcactttttattttaattaaataaatcgatatagattttaactaaaaatgtagcacaatttttttttttaaaaaaaagattattagGTTAAAATTACCTACAGGCTACAATGTTAGTCTAAGTAAATAAGTAACTTTGCTATAACAAGAGAGTGCATGTATACAAAAGTAAACCAAGAAACTAGTGATATGTGGTGTGATGATATATAAATGGTTAAAATTATGAGATGTTGATATTGAACtatctttagaaaaaaattaaatgctaCTATACTATAGTTTATCTCCGTCAATAATTAATTGTAAGCATCCTTGTCAAAAAAAGATATGATAagattttactttaattttatccTCTTTTAATACTATTCTTCAGAACATCATCGAAAGGGACCTTAGCCTTTGGGCCTTAAATTCTTTATCCAGTCCATTCATTCCAGTAACAAGCAATATAAGCCCAAAGAGAAAAGATTGTTGGGCCAAATTCTGCCAAGTGAAATGATTTTtggttttttctattttaatcaaAGGAAAGGGTTTATATATACCTCAATTTTATCgtttaaaattgatatataaaagTGATTCACATATATTATTACTGCTACAAAAGTGGTTCACTTTTAGAGCTGATAAGCCACTCTaactttttcttattattagtttatgaaaaaaattaacaaacacACAAAGAAGCAaggaattttaaattttgaaatttatttttatcaaactaACATTGTTAATTATAAGTTGAAtaatattataagaaaaatatatatttttctaattttcaggATGATCCAATGATTTGAGTTTGGAACTTTTATATTGAAGGTCGCATATCTGAAACTCCTTGCCTTGCAAAAGCAATGAGTTTATCTTCTGTATCGAGCTTTATACCTGTGAGCACTGACTACGAATTTcctttttctaaataaataaatatatttaagcttttttttttctgtaaaaaaaaagttattatagTCAAAGTCATCAGTAAagtaatttttaactttttagtaGTAATAATTCCACTTATATATTGCCACACATTATACGTGTCAAAGTCCAAGCTTATGATAAAAAACACAAATGCTTATGTGTCGTTTATTTATTGGGTGTGAAAAACCCTAAAACCCTTAATATATTGTGTCTCAAAGGGACAGGTTATTGCCGTTTAGGGTTTAagcaaaatcaagaaaatcagTTAAGCAGCTCTGTAACTCAGCTGGGAAAAAGGCAAAAAATAATGGTGGTTGACAAAGGGAAGAAGCAGAAAGTGGAAGAGGAAAACTACATTGATGAAAAGCTCATTTTTTCCATTGAAAAATTGCAAGAAATACAAGACGACCTTGACAAGGTAAATTCTATCTTCCTTACTGTCAAAACAATAAATCATGGAAATATTTGAGTTCTTGTTATTCCAATATTTGGGTAATTTTTCATTTACAAGGATTTATCTAAAACTGGAAATATCTTCAagtaaagattcaatttttatggTAAAGAATTAGGTATTAGTTAATTATGGCTTGGAGGCGGATCCAGGATTTGAAGTTTATGGGGTTCCCAGCGATCTCAATAAATTAATACTGTAAGGTGTCTAATAGGATTCGAGCAAATTAGGGGTCGGCTTAGATTTAGCAGCGTCAATTTCTGCCAGTGAACCGAGCACTTGCTTTGTTATTGGTTcccaacaaatattttttagtgtCTGCGCAAAATTCACTGGGTTTGCGGAAGCCCCACCTACCCCTGCATCCATCCCTGTTATCGCTAGGTAGTGCGTTGAACAGTTGATCTCAATGCAGAGCAGGTTGTTCGAGTGGAAagtctctttcttttcttctttgggTGGCTGGGTTTGgagttcttgaaatatgttgttTATAAAATGTGCCAGAATATTGCTGATGGATATTGAAGGTCCGCGTAGCTGACTCTATGATCGACTAATCATTCTATGATGAAAATAGAATAACTGccaattttgtgttatttttggGACATAGTTGTTCGATGATAGTCTATGTCTTCAATTTAATTTGTTGCAGCTTGGCACTCCTTAATTTTCCCATTTCCATTGTTAAGATTAAGCTTTTAATGCATCGACATCCTTGTATGTATTCTAACATTGCTCCAAAACTTGTCTGGTTTCTCCATGTATCTGACAATGAGAATATGGTTCCTTGTTTTAAGTGTCCACATAAACTGGGTATCACTGGCAGTGTTGCAGTGTTCGAAAATTTTCATCTGTATACTGAAAGCTTAATCATTTGGCAAACTATCAACTTTTACTGGTTCACAATAACTAGCTTGGATCAATTTGCTAAAAGTTTTTCTTCTGCTGTTTAACTGTAAGATAAGATGGGATGCCCTTGGTTTTACATGTTAACCGATATATCAATTTTGCTGGCAGATCAATGAGAAAGCAAGTGAGGAAGTGTTGGAAATAGAACAGAAGTACAACAAGATCCGCAAGCCTGTTTATGATAAGCGGAATGATATCATTAACTCTATTTCTGACTTCTGGTTGACTGCTGTTAGTGGCCCCATCCTGATCCTTTGTTCTCTCTATATTCTGGAATTCTGAAGATTATTTTACACTATATCTCATTTGCTTGCAGTTTTTGAGTCATCCTGTTCTTGGCGACCTTCTAACTGAAGAGGACCAAAAGGTTTGATTCTAATTCGTTGCATATAAACTTCTGAAGCAAACCATTACTGTTTCTCTAATGTTGACACCTGCTCAATTAGCAAAGAGTCTCTCATCTATACCCTGTCTAAGTACAGTTCGAATGGCTGCGTTCGTTCTGATCTGAAACTCATAATGTTACTGCCTTCTTTCTTGCTAGATTTTCAAATTCTTAAGTTCTATTGAAGTGGAAGACTCGAAAGATGTGAAATTTGGTTACTCAATCACGTTTGTGAGTTCATTACTCTCTTGATGATGAAATTAATTTAGTACATTAGACTCTTGTGTTTGCTGAGATGTAGAATGCTAATGACTCCTCGTCTTCCTCACAGAACTTTAAGCCCAATCCTTTCTTTGAAAATTCAAAGCTCTCAAAGACCTATACCTTCCTTGAAGATGGACCTACAAAAATCACAGCTACACCAATAAAATGGAAAGAAGGCAAGGTGAGTCGATAATTTCCTACTTGACAAATGTTACACATCTTTATCTTATCCGTTTCCTCTCACTATATATGTTATTTGGCTTTTGAAGGGCATTCCTAACGGCGTTGCTCAGGAGAAGAAAGGAAACAAGCGATCCCATGCTGAAGAGAGGTCAGCTTACAGATCTAGCATTTCTTAGgacttctaattttctataaCAAGTCTGTCAACTTGCAACTGATATATTGTTGGAACCTTGGTTTGTACAAGAGAAAAGTAGGTTTGCTCACACATTAAGCCAGGTTATGATCTCTACCTTAGGAACACAGATTCTGGTACAGCACATTTACTTACTAAATCTCACGTATAACTGGCTCATTTTAGTTTGATCTTTGAAATAACATACCAACCCCTAATTGCCTGCTGCAATGTATTTACTTTACGAAGAGTCGAGTGCGGAATATATTGGTCCATCCATCACAAAAAGAAATGGCAGGATTATAGTTAATGATTCAAATCACTCATGATTTCTGACAAAAAGAAATGACAGAATTACGTAAGAGCATAATaactttttataatataaatgttttggaaaaattCTTTCTTCAGAAAACCTATTTGAGTTCCCAAATAGTAATAGTGCAAAATATGGCAGTTAATGCAGCCTTGTTGAAACTATTTTACAACTCTGTGCACTCACTAAGTTTTTGGTCTACAACATTCTGTGAATATCCTCATAAAGTCACAAATACTTGGTACTTAGTTGGTACAGAGACTGATACATG
Proteins encoded in this window:
- the LOC107021370 gene encoding protein PHYTOCHROME KINASE SUBSTRATE 3-like; the protein is MEANNNVTSLRVASFSCYLSNPDDQSFLHKLGGSYEEPYPAVVLPPENPFSVRATKAPTSKPSSNNPRDNLANLRVESFSSYLKTDEDNFAFKTSGAAPVQDPTIAFVFSQQTLVSTQKHQERTKLKDGELSIFGADKYFNKKLEYGAATTSVVKYGGQTNNGMVDLPHPKPSSRTGTPSIHSEASSFNSQSALLQNLPRNRYQTNQKKSTGRRFFASFGCPGPCSGKKAVRVDQSSEPGLPQPGSQHSTGHFALSSGTASVDKKLRVVKKHLDGQDQTIEEQRKSIEVFGSGKMRQGDIAVNLERKLSMLTWDAIPKAQNLPRTTIGSSTVCDDIASDASSDLFEIENISSSGYGLMNSQTSDYVPGCMSPTTQYAPSEASIEWSVITDSAAGYSSVISDYDSKRISISGNAIPRNAACTNTKTNKNAVSKEDQKARQGGLLGCKSHKAVSVVETVYKTGENTKHHQRG
- the LOC107021123 gene encoding NAP1-related protein 2-like, whose amino-acid sequence is MVVDKGKKQKVEEENYIDEKLIFSIEKLQEIQDDLDKINEKASEEVLEIEQKYNKIRKPVYDKRNDIINSISDFWLTAFLSHPVLGDLLTEEDQKIFKFLSSIEVEDSKDVKFGYSITFNFKPNPFFENSKLSKTYTFLEDGPTKITATPIKWKEGKGIPNGVAQEKKGNKRSHAEESFFTWFSEVNKKDDSDDDENEVLEIQDEVAEIIKDDLWPNPLTYFTNEPDEEDFEGDEGGDEGEDSEDEGDEEEEEDDEDEDDK